A genomic window from Brevibacillus agri includes:
- a CDS encoding energy-coupling factor transporter ATPase yields the protein MSTQPIIRVENVSFAYQVSQDQQIPVLQNVSLEVYPGEYVAIIGHNGSGKSTLSKHLNGILTPKEGNVFVNGINTKEKERIHEVRSRVGMVFQHPDNQIVATIVEDDVAFGLENIGTSAEEMRERVDFALEAVGMSAFRHRPPHHLSGGQKQRIAIAGILAMKPQCLVLDEATSMLDSYGRQDILAVVRKLHREGMTIVTVTHHMSEVTEADRVIVMEGGKIVLEGTPREVFAHQDRLRELHLDVPDASRIAALVHAELPAFSPDLIHNAEVVAEVDRLYVRQAEASGS from the coding sequence ATGTCTACACAACCGATCATCCGTGTCGAAAACGTTTCGTTTGCCTATCAGGTGAGCCAGGATCAGCAGATTCCGGTGCTGCAAAACGTCTCCCTTGAAGTGTATCCCGGCGAGTATGTCGCCATTATCGGGCACAATGGGTCCGGGAAATCGACGTTGTCCAAACACCTCAACGGCATTTTGACGCCAAAGGAAGGCAACGTCTTTGTCAACGGCATCAATACGAAGGAAAAAGAGCGGATTCACGAAGTGCGAAGCCGCGTGGGAATGGTCTTTCAGCATCCGGATAACCAGATTGTCGCCACCATCGTCGAGGACGACGTGGCCTTTGGGCTGGAAAACATCGGGACGAGTGCGGAGGAAATGCGGGAACGGGTCGATTTTGCGCTGGAGGCAGTCGGAATGAGCGCCTTTCGCCATCGGCCGCCGCACCATCTGTCGGGCGGGCAAAAGCAGCGGATCGCGATTGCCGGCATTCTCGCCATGAAACCGCAATGCCTCGTTCTCGATGAAGCGACGAGCATGCTGGACAGCTACGGCAGGCAGGACATTCTCGCCGTCGTCCGCAAGCTGCACCGCGAAGGAATGACGATCGTGACCGTCACGCACCACATGTCAGAGGTGACGGAGGCGGATCGGGTCATCGTGATGGAGGGCGGCAAAATCGTGCTGGAAGGTACGCCGCGGGAAGTGTTCGCGCATCAGGACAGGCTGCGCGAGCTTCACCTCGACGTGCCGGACGCAAGCCGAATAGCCGCGCTCGTCCATGCCGAGCTGCCCGCTTTTTCCCCGGACCTGATCCACAATGCAGAAGTGGTGGCAGAGGTCGACCGTTTGTACGTCAGACAGGCGGAGGCGAGCGGCTCATGA
- a CDS encoding sigma-54 interaction domain-containing protein, protein MIGDIHIQAILDASHDGIIAVDHDYTIIWVNQNATEILGLPPNVVGEKITRYIPNSDMLRILATGKKEIGDIATVLNRQIIINRLPIVVEGEVVGAVSTFKEITDIQKMELRIRKQSMESGLEAKFRLEDIVGQSKAMREAKEWAETFARTDATVLIQGETGTGKELFAQGIHLSSQRATGPFIAVNCAALPGNLLESELFGYEEGAFTGARKGGKPGLFELAHGGTLFLDEIGEMSITIQALLLRVLQEKKVRRISGERIVPVDVRIIAATNRNLEQLMAEKLFRSDLYYRLNVLTLELPPLRERTEDIPLLMEAIMEEIAQRGDRRLQGVDESVYRFLAQYDWPGNVRELRNVVERMVLLCKSDRLGLEDTLFLAKKLAQRNAFRQQEQDEAEVIRKVLEMTKGNKGEAAKLLGMDRTTLWRKMKKYGEVD, encoded by the coding sequence ATGATCGGCGACATTCACATTCAGGCGATCCTCGACGCCTCGCATGACGGCATTATCGCGGTCGACCACGACTATACGATCATTTGGGTCAACCAGAACGCGACGGAAATACTCGGCTTGCCGCCAAACGTCGTCGGGGAGAAAATTACCCGCTACATCCCCAATTCGGACATGCTGCGCATTTTGGCAACCGGAAAAAAAGAAATCGGCGACATCGCCACCGTCCTGAATCGGCAAATCATCATCAACCGACTGCCGATCGTGGTGGAAGGAGAGGTCGTCGGGGCCGTCTCGACGTTCAAGGAAATTACGGACATCCAAAAGATGGAGCTGCGCATCCGCAAGCAAAGCATGGAAAGCGGGCTGGAAGCCAAGTTTCGGCTGGAGGATATCGTCGGCCAGTCCAAAGCGATGCGCGAGGCGAAGGAATGGGCAGAAACTTTCGCCAGAACGGATGCCACCGTGCTGATCCAGGGCGAGACCGGGACGGGCAAGGAGCTGTTTGCGCAGGGCATTCATTTGAGCAGCCAGCGGGCGACAGGCCCGTTTATCGCGGTCAATTGCGCCGCGCTCCCCGGAAACCTGCTGGAAAGCGAGCTGTTCGGATACGAGGAAGGGGCGTTTACAGGCGCGCGCAAAGGCGGGAAGCCCGGCCTGTTCGAGCTGGCGCACGGCGGAACACTGTTTCTCGACGAGATCGGGGAAATGTCGATCACGATCCAGGCGTTGCTGCTGCGCGTCCTCCAGGAGAAAAAGGTGCGCCGGATCAGCGGCGAGCGGATCGTCCCGGTCGATGTGCGGATTATCGCGGCGACCAACCGCAATCTGGAACAACTGATGGCGGAAAAGCTGTTTCGCTCGGACCTGTACTACCGCCTGAACGTGCTGACGCTGGAGCTGCCGCCGTTGCGCGAGCGCACGGAAGACATCCCGCTGTTGATGGAGGCGATCATGGAGGAAATCGCGCAGCGCGGCGACAGGCGACTACAGGGAGTGGACGAGTCTGTGTACCGGTTTCTTGCGCAATACGACTGGCCGGGCAATGTCCGCGAACTGCGCAATGTGGTCGAACGCATGGTGCTGCTGTGCAAAAGCGACCGTCTCGGACTGGAGGACACGTTGTTTTTGGCGAAAAAGCTCGCCCAGCGCAACGCCTTCCGGCAGCAGGAGCAAGACGAAGCAGAGGTAATCAGGAAGGTTTTGGAAATGACAAAAGGAAACAAGGGCGAGGCAGCGAAGTTGTTGGGGATGGATCGCACGACTCTGTGGAGAAAAATGAAGAAATATGGCGAAGTAGACTGA
- a CDS encoding GNAT family N-acetyltransferase — MYRKELYVFEGDKPRKAVIRNYNRSDFFELIQIQAESFPPPFPSELWWNQEQLTNHITLFPEGAICVEVDGVLAGSMTGLLVPFDPAHPEHQWADVTDNGYIRNHDPDGDTLYIVDICIRPSHRKLGLGQLMMQAMYELVVQKGLKRLLGGGRMPGYGRYAGEWTPEQYVERVVAGEVKDPVITFLMRCGRVPVQIVPNYLEDEESRNYAVLMEWKNPFLAR, encoded by the coding sequence ATGTACCGCAAAGAGCTGTATGTGTTTGAAGGGGACAAGCCGCGCAAGGCCGTCATCCGCAACTACAACCGCTCCGACTTTTTCGAGCTGATCCAGATTCAGGCGGAAAGCTTCCCGCCGCCGTTTCCATCCGAGCTGTGGTGGAACCAGGAGCAGCTCACCAACCACATTACGCTGTTTCCCGAGGGCGCGATTTGCGTGGAGGTGGACGGCGTGCTGGCCGGCTCGATGACCGGGCTGCTCGTGCCGTTCGATCCAGCGCACCCGGAGCACCAGTGGGCGGATGTGACCGACAACGGCTACATCCGCAACCACGATCCGGACGGGGACACGCTGTACATCGTCGACATTTGCATCCGGCCGAGTCACCGCAAGCTCGGACTCGGACAGCTCATGATGCAGGCGATGTACGAGCTGGTCGTGCAAAAAGGCTTGAAGCGGCTCTTGGGCGGCGGCAGAATGCCTGGTTACGGCCGCTACGCTGGCGAGTGGACGCCAGAGCAATACGTCGAGCGCGTGGTCGCCGGAGAGGTCAAAGACCCGGTGATCACGTTTCTCATGCGCTGTGGCCGTGTGCCCGTGCAAATTGTGCCGAACTATTTGGAGGACGAAGAGTCCCGCAACTACGCCGTGCTGATGGAGTGGAAAAACCCGTTTCTGGCACGCTAG
- a CDS encoding carbon-nitrogen hydrolase family protein, translating to MKMRVSAVQYHLHTIHSFEDFANQVEHYVRNAQEYDAEFLLFPELFTTQLMSIGDEHGNALPITALPSFTERYVQLFSSLAAKYDMHLIGGTHIIEENGKLYNTAFLFYPDGRVGQQKKIHITPWEVKGWNMGAGDSLQIFETDKGKVALIICYDIEFPEWVRIAKARGADVIFCPSCTDDRHAFHRVRYTSHARTIENQVYVVLTGTVGSLPTVDFMRANFGQAAILTPNDVPFPPRGVLAEGEINQDMLVTADLDLSLLYEVREKGSVTTWRDRRTDLYPDWS from the coding sequence ATGAAAATGCGTGTCTCAGCAGTGCAGTACCATCTGCATACGATACATAGCTTTGAAGATTTTGCAAATCAGGTTGAGCACTACGTCCGAAACGCCCAGGAGTACGACGCCGAGTTTTTGCTGTTTCCTGAATTGTTTACTACCCAACTCATGTCCATCGGCGACGAACACGGAAATGCTTTGCCGATCACGGCACTGCCGTCGTTCACCGAGCGGTATGTGCAGTTGTTTTCTTCCCTCGCGGCCAAGTACGACATGCACCTCATCGGCGGCACGCACATTATCGAGGAAAACGGCAAGCTGTACAACACCGCCTTTTTGTTCTATCCGGACGGACGGGTGGGCCAGCAAAAGAAAATCCACATCACGCCATGGGAAGTCAAAGGCTGGAACATGGGCGCGGGCGACTCGCTGCAAATTTTCGAGACCGACAAAGGCAAGGTCGCGCTGATTATTTGCTACGACATCGAGTTCCCCGAGTGGGTGCGCATCGCCAAGGCGCGCGGAGCGGACGTCATTTTCTGTCCGTCCTGCACCGACGACCGCCACGCTTTCCACCGCGTGCGCTACACGAGCCATGCGCGCACGATCGAAAACCAGGTGTACGTCGTTCTGACAGGGACGGTAGGCTCGCTGCCGACCGTCGACTTTATGCGTGCCAACTTCGGGCAGGCCGCGATTTTGACGCCGAACGATGTGCCGTTCCCGCCTCGCGGAGTGCTCGCCGAGGGCGAAATCAACCAGGACATGCTCGTGACCGCCGATCTCGACCTGTCGCTTTTGTACGAGGTGCGGGAAAAAGGCTCGGTCACCACCTGGCGCGACCGTCGCACAGACCTGTATCCCGATTGGAGCTAG
- a CDS encoding M20 family metallo-hydrolase translates to MNVKARVLTINEERLRKRIEALAQIGKIGETGVCRLALSPEDRAGVELVRSWMEEAGLSARLDHFGNLIGRLAGQNPDAPVLMIGSHIDSQPYGGRYDGVIGVLGGLEVAQTLREQGIVPKQPIEVVAFCDEEGCRFQKGLFGSKGILGQLDPQDLERTDKSGVTRREALAAFGCDPERLAESVYPAGSIGAYLELHIEQGPVLDDANEPIGIVSAISGPLWWTVELTGFAGHAGSVPMPMRKDALVGAAKVILAVNELARLDPEAPTVGTVGHLEVFPDSRNIIPERVRFSVDLRDIDLVRRDEREKALREAIARAAAEGGLQYTITEDTNSDPRYCADWIKAIMHEESRALGISARELMSGPFHDALALSYVCDYGMIFVRCKDGISHNPQEFSTYEDIALGTELLYKTALRMSGTNSGM, encoded by the coding sequence ATGAACGTAAAAGCGAGAGTGCTTACGATCAACGAAGAGCGGCTGCGAAAGCGGATCGAAGCTTTGGCCCAGATCGGGAAAATCGGCGAGACGGGCGTATGTCGGCTGGCCCTGTCCCCGGAGGATCGCGCTGGCGTGGAGCTGGTGCGCTCCTGGATGGAGGAAGCGGGGCTGTCTGCCCGGCTGGACCACTTCGGCAACCTGATCGGGCGACTGGCTGGCCAAAACCCGGATGCGCCCGTCCTGATGATCGGCTCGCATATTGATTCCCAGCCGTACGGCGGCAGGTATGACGGCGTAATCGGCGTATTGGGCGGTCTGGAGGTCGCCCAGACGCTGCGCGAGCAAGGCATCGTCCCCAAGCAGCCGATTGAGGTAGTGGCGTTTTGCGACGAGGAAGGCTGCCGTTTTCAAAAAGGCTTGTTCGGCTCAAAAGGAATCCTCGGGCAGCTCGACCCGCAAGACCTGGAGCGCACCGACAAAAGCGGCGTGACGCGCAGGGAGGCGCTCGCAGCGTTCGGCTGCGACCCCGAGCGCCTGGCCGAATCGGTCTATCCCGCAGGCAGCATCGGCGCGTATCTGGAGCTGCACATCGAGCAAGGGCCAGTTCTCGACGATGCCAACGAGCCGATCGGCATCGTGTCGGCGATCTCGGGCCCGCTGTGGTGGACGGTCGAGTTGACGGGCTTTGCCGGACATGCCGGATCGGTGCCGATGCCGATGCGCAAAGACGCGCTGGTCGGAGCGGCCAAAGTCATTCTCGCGGTAAACGAGCTGGCCCGGCTAGACCCGGAGGCGCCGACGGTAGGCACGGTAGGCCACCTGGAGGTGTTCCCGGATTCCCGCAACATCATCCCTGAGCGGGTGCGCTTTTCCGTCGATTTGCGCGACATTGATCTCGTGCGGCGGGACGAGCGGGAAAAAGCGCTGCGCGAGGCGATTGCTCGTGCGGCGGCAGAGGGCGGCTTGCAGTACACGATTACGGAGGACACGAACAGCGACCCGCGCTATTGCGCGGACTGGATCAAGGCGATCATGCACGAGGAGAGCCGTGCGCTGGGCATTTCCGCCCGCGAACTGATGAGCGGCCCGTTCCACGATGCGCTGGCTCTTTCGTACGTGTGCGACTACGGCATGATTTTTGTCCGCTGCAAGGACGGGATCAGCCATAATCCGCAGGAATTTTCCACCTATGAAGACATCGCGCTCGGGACGGAGCTGCTGTACAAGACGGCCTTGCGCATGAGCGGCACGAACAGCGGCATGTAA
- a CDS encoding amidohydrolase, with protein MADTVFLNGHVVTVDAQDRIAEAVAIKGNRIVAVGTTEQIKKLIEPETNIIDLQGKSLLPGFIDAHLHITIYGTNKLGVDCKARGIRSIEELLAALRERAETTPEGEWVRACGFDENLMIEQRYPTRAELDAVSGKHPIFVMRTCAHHSVANSRALERAGYDKQTPDPQGGRIDRDGQGELTGFLVETAHMKMFELAAFSEAEYKEGLRLASEDFVAAGITSVHDAGGYGPDNYRAMQKAVQAGDVKVRIYAIICALNQSEDFVRRMIDAGMVTGTGDERFRIGPAKVFTDGASIAPTMAMREPFDSRPGDCGILYYEQDELNTILGEAHAKGFQITAHAQGDRAIDMLLTCFETALAAHPRKNHRHRIEHAGVSSPDLLARMARLGVVPIPNPAFIYDHGDSYVKNIGERVGHMFPARGQADLGIIAAGASDCPVTDFNPLIGIHAAVNRRSKTGQPVGTNQRVTVMEAIRMFTWNGAYASFEEGIKGSIEPGKLADLVVLNGNILSHPHERIKELKVEQTMIDGKIVYQSQDEEVLKA; from the coding sequence ATGGCAGATACCGTTTTTCTCAATGGACATGTGGTGACCGTGGATGCGCAGGACCGGATCGCAGAAGCGGTCGCGATCAAAGGCAACCGGATTGTCGCTGTCGGCACAACCGAACAGATCAAAAAGCTGATCGAGCCAGAGACAAACATCATCGACCTGCAAGGCAAAAGCCTTTTGCCCGGCTTTATCGACGCGCACTTGCACATCACGATCTACGGCACGAACAAGCTCGGCGTGGACTGCAAGGCGCGCGGCATCCGCTCGATCGAGGAACTGCTCGCGGCGCTCAGGGAGCGGGCGGAAACAACGCCGGAGGGCGAATGGGTGAGAGCGTGCGGGTTCGACGAAAACTTGATGATCGAGCAGCGCTATCCGACCCGTGCCGAACTGGATGCGGTGTCGGGCAAGCATCCGATCTTCGTCATGCGGACGTGCGCCCACCACAGTGTCGCAAACAGCCGGGCATTGGAGCGCGCCGGCTACGACAAACAGACGCCGGACCCGCAGGGCGGCCGGATCGACCGCGATGGGCAGGGCGAATTGACAGGCTTTTTGGTCGAGACGGCCCACATGAAAATGTTTGAGCTGGCCGCTTTTTCCGAAGCGGAGTACAAAGAGGGGCTGCGCCTCGCCTCCGAAGACTTTGTGGCGGCTGGCATCACCAGCGTTCACGACGCAGGCGGGTACGGGCCGGATAACTATCGGGCGATGCAAAAGGCGGTGCAGGCAGGCGACGTCAAGGTGCGCATTTACGCGATCATTTGCGCCCTGAATCAGTCGGAGGACTTCGTGCGGCGGATGATCGACGCGGGAATGGTCACGGGAACGGGCGACGAGCGCTTTCGCATCGGCCCGGCGAAGGTGTTTACCGATGGAGCGAGCATTGCGCCGACGATGGCGATGCGCGAGCCGTTTGACAGCCGTCCCGGCGATTGCGGAATTCTCTACTACGAACAGGACGAGTTGAATACGATTTTGGGAGAGGCACATGCCAAAGGCTTTCAGATTACCGCGCATGCCCAGGGGGATCGCGCAATCGACATGCTCTTGACCTGCTTTGAAACCGCGCTGGCCGCGCATCCGCGTAAGAACCACCGCCACCGGATCGAGCATGCGGGCGTCTCGTCGCCGGACTTGCTTGCGCGAATGGCCCGACTGGGCGTTGTGCCGATCCCGAACCCGGCGTTCATTTACGATCACGGCGATTCGTACGTCAAAAACATCGGGGAACGGGTCGGGCACATGTTTCCCGCGCGCGGGCAGGCTGATCTTGGCATCATCGCGGCAGGGGCATCGGACTGCCCGGTGACCGATTTCAACCCGCTGATCGGCATTCACGCCGCGGTCAACCGCCGGAGCAAAACAGGCCAGCCAGTCGGGACCAACCAGCGCGTCACCGTCATGGAAGCGATCCGCATGTTCACCTGGAACGGCGCGTACGCCAGCTTCGAGGAGGGGATCAAGGGCAGCATTGAGCCGGGCAAGCTGGCCGATCTCGTGGTGCTGAACGGCAACATTTTGTCCCACCCGCACGAGCGCATCAAAGAACTGAAGGTCGAACAGACGATGATTGACGGCAAGATCGTTTACCAAAGTCAGGATGAGGAGGTTTTGAAGGCATGA
- a CDS encoding sodium:solute symporter family protein — translation MNSALLIIFAFLLLAFYSGIRARQGKDMNMEQWTVGGRGFGSIFIFLLVAGEIYTTFTFLGGSGWAYSKGAPSYYVLSYISLAYVISYWLLPPIWRYAKEHRLVSQSDFFVSKYNSPILGILVAAVGVVAIIPYLVLQFKGLGIIVSEASYGTISPAAAVWLGVIAVTIYVMLSGIHGSAWTAAIKDIMIFFVVVFLGIYLPYHYYGGIQPMFEAVQAANPGFLTFPEEGLSISWYISTVLITVFGFYMWPHTFGSVFSAKNENVFRKNTIMLPLYTLMLLFVFFVGFTAILQVPGLQGADGDLSLLRLSLTTFDPWIVGIIGAAGLLTALVPGSMLLMTGATLLAKNVYKVMAPATTDAQIAKTAKLLVPVISLVSLYFTLGGGDTLVTLLLMGYSLVTQLFPALLFSLPKQPWVNKYGAFAGILAGVATVAYVTVANVTLATMFPHWPSAIKDLNIGVVALLVNIVVMFAVTAVTRSMAVGEHQAAKAEGTPTLE, via the coding sequence ATGAACAGCGCCCTCTTGATTATTTTTGCCTTTCTGCTGCTGGCGTTCTACTCCGGGATTCGCGCGCGCCAAGGAAAAGACATGAACATGGAGCAATGGACGGTTGGCGGCAGAGGCTTTGGCTCTATCTTTATTTTCCTGTTGGTGGCGGGGGAAATTTATACGACCTTTACGTTCCTTGGCGGAAGCGGCTGGGCCTACTCCAAAGGAGCGCCTTCCTACTACGTCCTGTCCTACATCTCGCTTGCCTACGTCATTTCCTACTGGCTACTGCCTCCGATCTGGCGCTATGCCAAAGAACACAGACTCGTCTCCCAATCCGATTTTTTTGTGAGCAAATACAACAGCCCGATCCTGGGCATTCTCGTGGCCGCCGTTGGCGTCGTCGCGATCATCCCGTACCTCGTGCTGCAATTTAAAGGGCTTGGCATTATCGTCTCGGAAGCTTCTTACGGGACGATCTCGCCAGCAGCCGCTGTTTGGCTCGGCGTGATCGCGGTCACTATCTACGTGATGCTGTCCGGCATTCACGGCTCGGCCTGGACGGCAGCGATCAAGGACATCATGATCTTTTTCGTCGTCGTCTTTCTCGGGATTTACTTGCCGTACCACTACTACGGCGGCATTCAGCCGATGTTCGAAGCGGTGCAGGCGGCGAATCCGGGCTTTCTGACCTTTCCGGAAGAAGGGCTCAGCATTTCCTGGTACATTTCCACCGTACTCATTACGGTTTTCGGCTTTTATATGTGGCCGCATACGTTCGGCTCGGTCTTTTCGGCCAAGAATGAAAATGTTTTCCGCAAAAATACGATCATGCTGCCGCTCTACACCTTGATGCTCTTGTTTGTGTTTTTCGTCGGCTTTACCGCGATCCTGCAAGTTCCCGGCTTGCAAGGGGCAGACGGGGATTTGTCTTTGCTACGGCTGTCGCTTACAACGTTTGACCCGTGGATCGTCGGCATCATCGGGGCGGCGGGGCTGCTGACGGCGCTCGTGCCCGGCTCCATGCTGCTGATGACAGGGGCGACGCTTTTGGCGAAAAACGTGTACAAGGTGATGGCGCCTGCCACGACGGATGCCCAGATCGCGAAGACGGCAAAACTGCTCGTGCCAGTTATCTCTCTGGTTTCTCTCTACTTTACGCTCGGCGGCGGCGACACGCTCGTAACCTTGCTGTTGATGGGCTACAGCCTGGTGACCCAGTTGTTCCCGGCGCTGTTGTTCAGCTTGCCGAAGCAGCCCTGGGTGAACAAATACGGGGCGTTCGCCGGCATTCTCGCAGGGGTGGCGACGGTGGCTTATGTCACGGTGGCGAACGTGACGCTGGCGACAATGTTCCCGCATTGGCCGTCCGCGATTAAAGATTTGAACATCGGGGTAGTGGCGCTGCTCGTCAACATCGTCGTCATGTTTGCCGTGACAGCGGTAACGAGAAGCATGGCTGTCGGTGAGCATCAGGCGGCGAAAGCAGAAGGGACGCCTACGCTGGAATAG
- a CDS encoding DUF3311 domain-containing protein, translating to MKARDWLGVVPFVGMLGGIPFVNRVEPYVLGMPFVLFWIVLWVVLISVVMAILNKIDPATKEEESSS from the coding sequence ATGAAAGCAAGAGATTGGCTTGGGGTCGTGCCGTTTGTCGGCATGCTTGGCGGGATACCTTTTGTCAACCGGGTGGAGCCGTATGTGCTTGGGATGCCATTTGTCCTGTTCTGGATTGTGTTGTGGGTGGTGCTGATCTCTGTCGTCATGGCGATTTTGAACAAAATCGATCCGGCGACAAAAGAGGAGGAGAGCTCATCATGA
- a CDS encoding PucR family transcriptional regulator: MITVRELIQVGGFAKNAVLAGEEFLDRELLGVTSFDSPDGHRWLRPGEFVLTTGFPFLTQKDSCEEGLTRLIDELVETGTPGLAIKLGRYIESLPPAVLAHAQNRQMPILSFPMEKAWSDVIVPVVQYINDKQRIELNRTHAIYERFHRHLTAGDPVSKLAELLHDLLQAPVSIQVPGCKWKWESPPEAFPADSEIGQKFGQTASRHLGMHPLAKSANGYPIRWLLHEQKVQGAIVVGQMDRELHAWEKVAIEQSAALLSLEMERMRSVAETYQRFRNDFLQLLLGGETHAQDVLTRKADEVGWKLADHYTVVVMGVSPHERTGIENWTENHGLLETLRPLLSSLDLAILFGLDQHNRVVLLVPTAAETAEAVGSMRQVLEAVRSFAWQQPVFVGLGRFHSGRAGIVQSYREAQISFRTALRGSSASAAANTVVVDFHDLGLERILFAEQPGTEASSLAREYLGRIREYDREKNGQLLQTLQVFLQADGNHAEAAAQLFVHKNTIKYRLALIRELSGLNPENGHDQLLLRIAMTVQSIGYPQAEAGIMAKVRRRGNLHG, translated from the coding sequence GTGATAACAGTCCGTGAACTGATACAGGTTGGGGGCTTTGCAAAAAACGCCGTGCTGGCGGGGGAAGAGTTTCTCGACAGAGAGCTGCTCGGGGTTACTTCGTTTGACTCTCCCGACGGGCACCGCTGGCTGCGGCCCGGCGAATTTGTGCTGACGACAGGCTTCCCGTTTTTGACGCAAAAAGATTCATGCGAGGAAGGGCTGACCCGACTGATCGACGAACTGGTCGAGACGGGAACGCCGGGACTTGCGATCAAGCTCGGCCGCTACATCGAGAGCCTGCCGCCTGCCGTCCTCGCCCACGCGCAAAACAGGCAAATGCCGATCCTGTCTTTTCCGATGGAAAAAGCATGGTCAGATGTCATCGTGCCCGTCGTGCAATACATCAACGACAAACAGCGCATCGAGCTCAACCGCACACACGCCATTTACGAGCGGTTTCATCGCCACCTGACCGCCGGAGATCCGGTTTCCAAGCTGGCTGAACTGCTGCACGACCTGTTGCAAGCCCCCGTCTCCATTCAAGTGCCTGGCTGCAAATGGAAGTGGGAGTCGCCGCCCGAAGCATTCCCCGCCGACTCGGAGATCGGCCAAAAGTTTGGACAAACCGCCTCCCGCCATCTGGGCATGCACCCGCTCGCCAAAAGCGCCAATGGCTATCCCATCCGCTGGCTGCTGCACGAGCAGAAGGTGCAGGGCGCGATTGTTGTGGGGCAAATGGACCGGGAGTTGCACGCGTGGGAAAAGGTCGCCATCGAGCAAAGCGCGGCCTTGCTGTCGCTGGAAATGGAGCGCATGCGCTCTGTCGCCGAGACGTATCAGCGCTTCCGCAACGATTTTTTGCAGCTTCTTCTCGGCGGCGAGACTCATGCGCAAGACGTGCTTACGCGAAAAGCGGATGAGGTCGGCTGGAAGCTCGCGGACCACTATACCGTCGTCGTCATGGGAGTGTCCCCGCACGAGCGCACAGGCATCGAAAACTGGACCGAAAATCACGGTTTGCTGGAAACTCTCCGCCCTCTCCTGTCTTCTCTCGACCTGGCGATCCTCTTCGGGCTCGATCAGCACAATCGCGTCGTTTTGCTCGTGCCGACCGCAGCAGAAACCGCAGAGGCTGTAGGCAGCATGCGGCAAGTGCTCGAAGCCGTGCGCTCGTTTGCCTGGCAGCAGCCTGTGTTCGTCGGGCTGGGCCGCTTTCATTCTGGACGAGCAGGCATCGTCCAGAGCTACCGCGAGGCGCAAATCAGCTTTCGGACGGCGCTGCGCGGCAGTTCCGCATCCGCCGCGGCCAACACCGTCGTCGTCGACTTCCACGACCTCGGGCTGGAGCGCATCCTGTTTGCGGAGCAGCCCGGCACGGAAGCATCCTCTTTGGCTAGAGAATACTTGGGCCGGATCAGGGAGTACGACCGGGAGAAAAACGGCCAGCTCTTGCAGACGCTCCAAGTCTTTTTGCAGGCGGACGGCAATCATGCCGAAGCAGCCGCGCAGTTGTTCGTCCACAAAAATACGATCAAGTACCGGCTGGCGCTCATCCGCGAGCTGTCCGGGCTGAACCCGGAAAACGGCCATGACCAACTGCTGCTGCGCATCGCCATGACAGTGCAATCGATCGGGTATCCGCAAGCGGAAGCTGGTATAATGGCAAAAGTGAGACGTAGGGGGAATTTGCATGGATGA